One Acidisarcina sp. DNA segment encodes these proteins:
- a CDS encoding response regulator has translation MPKDETGIGQPGSSVSEQSIGKPIRVLLLDDDVDNLLLRSAILRKYGYLTETASTIEEAEAMLDCIDIAVLDYHLGAGKFGTEVAAELRDRRPEVPIIILSATLERRFGGVEDMHLLKGYSSIDDLVTALRSFEAKRRGKPVVVDARDFFYSRINMAMGDDVVLEILDAEGNWQYVNESCAQLLGHPREWFPGRNMFEEIPELAPDWREILRNVATTRETYIDRTYRGLLNLPRKGEEWVWNVLGFSITLHNNRTGVVLTARVLERKTSL, from the coding sequence ATGCCCAAAGACGAAACAGGAATTGGACAGCCCGGCAGCAGCGTCAGCGAGCAAAGCATCGGCAAACCCATTCGCGTGCTTCTGCTGGATGACGACGTGGACAACCTGCTCTTGCGCTCGGCAATCCTCCGCAAATATGGCTATCTGACCGAGACGGCAAGCACCATTGAAGAAGCCGAGGCAATGCTGGACTGCATCGACATCGCGGTGCTGGATTATCACCTGGGTGCGGGCAAGTTCGGAACGGAGGTCGCCGCCGAATTGCGGGATCGCAGGCCGGAGGTCCCGATCATCATCCTTTCGGCTACGCTCGAACGCCGCTTTGGCGGAGTGGAGGACATGCACCTTCTCAAGGGGTACAGCTCCATCGACGACCTGGTCACTGCGCTCCGCTCCTTTGAAGCCAAGCGGCGGGGCAAGCCCGTTGTTGTCGATGCCCGGGACTTCTTTTATTCCCGCATCAATATGGCGATGGGCGACGATGTCGTGCTGGAGATCCTCGATGCCGAGGGCAACTGGCAGTATGTGAACGAATCCTGCGCCCAGCTGCTGGGCCACCCCCGCGAGTGGTTTCCCGGCCGCAATATGTTTGAGGAGATTCCGGAACTCGCCCCGGACTGGCGTGAAATCCTGCGCAACGTCGCCACAACGCGCGAAACCTATATTGACCGCACCTACCGGGGATTGCTGAATCTTCCGCGCAAGGGAGAGGAGTGGGTGTGGAACGTGCTCGGGTTTTCGATCACGCTGCACAACAACCGCACCGGCGTGGTCTTGACGGCGAGGGTTCTCGAACGTAAGACTTCTCTATGA
- the lpxD gene encoding UDP-3-O-(3-hydroxymyristoyl)glucosamine N-acyltransferase: protein MKLAELARILQAECRGDGNLEITGVAGIEEAGPHQVTFVANLKYAAHARTTRAGAILVQPDFPEIPTATLRTSNPYLGFARAIEAFYQLPVYAPGIHPTAVIDPTARLGQNAHVGAYAVVGAGVVIGNDATLLPHVVIYPNTRIGNRFFAHAHAIVREGCILGNNVTLQNGVVIGADGFGFAKDDAGHWHKILQSGIVRMADDIEIQAQSCVDRAAVGETRIARGVKIDNVTTVGHGTTIGEDSLICAQVGLAGSTHIGKNVVLAGQVGIAGHCTIGDGVIVTAQSGTHGDVEPGKIISGTPGFDHNQWMRASNAFPRLPELMREVKRLQRKISPEE, encoded by the coding sequence ATGAAGCTAGCAGAGCTCGCTCGCATTTTGCAGGCAGAGTGCCGCGGAGATGGCAATCTGGAGATTACCGGCGTTGCCGGAATTGAGGAAGCAGGCCCGCATCAGGTCACCTTCGTCGCCAACCTCAAATACGCGGCTCACGCCCGGACGACGCGCGCCGGCGCAATCCTGGTCCAACCGGACTTCCCTGAGATTCCGACCGCAACCCTCCGCACCTCCAATCCATATCTTGGTTTTGCACGGGCGATCGAAGCGTTTTACCAGCTACCCGTTTACGCACCCGGCATCCACCCTACCGCCGTCATCGATCCCACAGCCCGCCTTGGCCAGAACGCGCACGTTGGAGCGTATGCCGTCGTCGGCGCGGGAGTGGTGATCGGGAACGATGCTACTCTGCTACCTCACGTCGTGATCTACCCCAACACCAGGATTGGCAATCGCTTTTTCGCGCATGCTCACGCAATCGTCCGCGAAGGCTGCATTTTGGGGAACAATGTTACCCTGCAGAACGGCGTCGTGATCGGCGCGGACGGCTTCGGTTTTGCCAAAGACGATGCCGGACACTGGCATAAGATCCTGCAATCCGGCATTGTGCGCATGGCAGACGATATCGAGATCCAGGCACAGAGCTGCGTGGACCGAGCGGCAGTGGGAGAAACGCGTATTGCCCGCGGCGTCAAGATTGACAACGTGACAACCGTGGGCCACGGCACGACCATCGGTGAAGACTCCCTGATCTGCGCCCAGGTTGGGCTCGCCGGCTCCACGCATATTGGCAAGAACGTGGTGCTGGCCGGCCAGGTGGGAATTGCGGGGCACTGTACAATCGGCGACGGCGTGATTGTCACGGCCCAATCCGGCACCCATGGGGATGTCGAACCGGGAAAGATCATCAGCGGCACTCCGGGATTCGATCATAATCAGTGGATGCGGGCCTCCAATGCCTTTCCCCGCCTGCCGGAACTAATGCGCGAAGTAAAGCGCCTTCAGCGCAAAATCTCTCCGGAAGAGTGA
- a CDS encoding DUF2141 domain-containing protein has protein sequence MIFDALRLPALLVLSLLFVARPGFADSSSGCQLVIHVDKIRNEKGALGATIFRSPDGWPENTDKAFRHGPYPIMGSTGTATFADMPPGDYAVAVIHDENGNRKMDRNIFGWPLEGFGFANNPKVLLKAPPFQEALVHVACPVTEITIHMTYK, from the coding sequence ATGATTTTCGACGCGCTTAGACTGCCAGCGCTGCTGGTTCTCTCTCTCTTGTTCGTGGCCCGTCCGGGCTTTGCGGATTCCAGCTCCGGCTGTCAGCTGGTCATCCACGTGGACAAAATTCGCAATGAGAAGGGGGCCCTCGGCGCTACCATATTCCGCTCCCCCGACGGATGGCCGGAGAACACCGACAAGGCCTTTCGCCACGGCCCATACCCCATCATGGGCAGCACCGGGACAGCCACATTCGCTGATATGCCACCGGGGGATTACGCCGTCGCCGTGATCCATGACGAAAACGGGAACCGCAAGATGGACCGCAACATTTTCGGATGGCCGCTCGAAGGATTCGGCTTTGCCAATAATCCAAAAGTTCTGCTGAAAGCTCCTCCTTTTCAGGAGGCTCTCGTCCACGTCGCCTGCCCGGTAACCGAGATCACGATTCACATGACCTACAAATAA
- the dnaE gene encoding DNA polymerase III subunit alpha, whose amino-acid sequence MAEFTHLHLHTDYSLLDGACDVEKLVSRVGSIGQKAVAITDHGNIYGAVHFFDAAKKQGVKPILGCELYICQKEDHRADPQGDDYNHLLVLAENEEGYRNLVRITSEASLHGFYRKPRISKKYLAEHASGLIGFSGCLAGELCQELLEGKYDEARHTAMEYRDIFGKGNFFLEIQDQGLELEKKIHNDLFRLEKELEIPLVATNDSHYLCEDDHHAHEVLLCVQTAGSIHDPKRFKFDSDQFYVKSAEEMERTFAHAPEVVSRTMEFAERCTLKLHKVENPFPAFAVPEGHTVDSYFEEVCRAGFRKRMDTAVRHLQDRGQLRRTISEYEQRLETEIAIIKQMKFSGYFLIVWDFIRYAKEQDIPVGPGRGSAAGSLCTYCMEITNIDPLQNALLFERFLNPERISMPDIDIDFCMNRRGEVIDYVTRKYGREQVAQIITFNTMAAKAAIKDVGRALDMPYGDVDRIAKMIPATIGVTIDAALAEEGPLKNAYDHEPQVHELIDTARKLEGLVRGAGVHAAGVVIAPQPLTELVPLSRSKNDEVVTAYDMKAVEKMGLLKMDFLGLTTLTVIDDCLKLIKEHRGIDLDLAKIALDDEETYEKVFHRALTSGVFQFESGGMRDVLRRYKPTSIEDLTALNALYRPGPIQGGMIDDFIERKWGRRKVTYELPELERILKETLGVIVYQEQVMQIANVLAGYSLGDADLLRRAMGKKNAEEMAKQRNRFVAGAAEKGHPKDTIAHIFDLMEQFAGYGFNKSHSAAYALLAYQTAYLKTHYPVEFMAALLTSETSKPENVVKYIKECREMGIPVEPPDVLFSHAHFTPHNEAIRFGLTAIKNVGGNAIESILNARRELEQQGHTFTSYWEFCEKVDLRLMNKRVLESLIKAGALDSLGRRSQLMAAADRAMERAQKAQRDAAAGQHGLFGLFDDTPAASRNGEDLPQVPDWSENERLQAEKEVLGLFVSGHPLDKYAEKLRNMNVVDTQTAAEMKPAPSSGRRGQQPENLIGIAGVIASLKVAKSKRTGEYYAQASLEDTVGKIDLICFPKDYERNAETLKMDVPVLVKGTLRAEEDAAPKLCVSSIQALEDVKLKLPQNVRIRVALERSSDQTLVELKKLIEGAPGPGHMMLSLEQTGDFEAVLELERFTVSADRAFVERAEELLGRGSVQAVD is encoded by the coding sequence ATGGCTGAATTTACCCACCTGCATCTTCATACGGACTACTCCTTGTTGGACGGCGCCTGCGACGTTGAAAAGCTGGTGTCGCGTGTTGGCTCCATTGGCCAGAAGGCCGTCGCCATCACCGATCACGGCAACATTTACGGCGCGGTGCACTTCTTTGACGCAGCTAAGAAGCAGGGCGTTAAGCCCATCCTCGGCTGCGAACTCTACATTTGCCAGAAGGAGGATCACCGGGCCGACCCGCAGGGGGATGACTACAACCATCTCCTGGTGCTGGCGGAGAATGAGGAAGGGTACCGCAACCTGGTGCGGATTACCTCGGAGGCATCGCTCCACGGCTTTTACCGTAAGCCGCGCATCAGCAAGAAATACCTTGCAGAGCACGCCAGCGGACTGATCGGTTTCTCCGGCTGCCTGGCGGGAGAGTTGTGCCAGGAACTCCTGGAGGGCAAGTACGACGAGGCTCGCCACACGGCGATGGAGTACAGGGACATCTTCGGCAAAGGCAACTTCTTCCTTGAGATTCAGGATCAGGGGCTGGAGCTGGAGAAGAAGATTCACAACGACCTGTTCCGCCTGGAGAAGGAGCTGGAGATTCCGCTGGTGGCTACCAACGATAGCCATTATCTGTGCGAGGATGACCACCACGCGCACGAGGTGCTGCTCTGCGTGCAGACTGCGGGATCGATCCACGATCCCAAGCGCTTCAAATTTGACAGTGACCAGTTCTACGTCAAATCCGCCGAGGAGATGGAGCGCACCTTCGCGCACGCGCCCGAGGTGGTGAGCCGCACGATGGAGTTTGCCGAACGCTGCACGCTGAAGCTGCACAAGGTGGAGAATCCCTTTCCCGCCTTCGCGGTTCCAGAGGGGCACACGGTAGACAGCTACTTCGAAGAGGTCTGCCGCGCGGGTTTCCGCAAGCGCATGGATACGGCGGTTCGCCATCTGCAGGATCGCGGCCAGTTGCGTCGAACGATCTCGGAGTATGAGCAACGGCTGGAGACAGAGATTGCGATCATCAAGCAGATGAAGTTCTCAGGCTACTTCCTGATCGTCTGGGACTTTATCCGCTACGCGAAGGAGCAAGATATTCCAGTGGGTCCGGGACGCGGATCTGCGGCGGGTTCGCTGTGTACCTACTGCATGGAGATCACCAATATTGACCCCCTGCAGAATGCGCTGCTGTTTGAGCGCTTCCTGAACCCGGAGCGCATTTCGATGCCCGATATCGACATCGATTTCTGCATGAACCGGCGCGGCGAAGTGATCGATTACGTGACCCGGAAGTATGGCCGCGAGCAGGTGGCGCAGATTATCACCTTCAACACCATGGCGGCTAAAGCTGCCATCAAAGACGTAGGCCGCGCGCTCGATATGCCGTATGGCGATGTGGATCGGATCGCCAAGATGATTCCGGCAACGATCGGTGTCACGATCGATGCGGCGCTGGCGGAAGAAGGTCCGCTGAAGAATGCCTATGACCATGAGCCGCAGGTTCATGAGCTGATCGATACTGCGCGCAAGCTGGAGGGGCTGGTGCGTGGCGCCGGAGTACACGCGGCAGGCGTCGTGATTGCGCCGCAGCCGCTCACGGAGCTGGTTCCGTTATCGCGCAGCAAGAACGATGAAGTCGTCACCGCCTATGACATGAAGGCGGTTGAAAAGATGGGCCTGTTGAAGATGGACTTTCTCGGCCTGACGACGCTGACGGTGATTGACGATTGCTTGAAGTTGATCAAGGAGCACCGCGGCATCGACCTCGATCTGGCGAAGATCGCCCTCGACGATGAGGAGACCTATGAGAAGGTCTTTCATCGCGCGCTGACCTCCGGAGTCTTTCAGTTTGAATCGGGCGGCATGCGCGATGTGTTGCGCCGCTACAAGCCCACCTCGATCGAGGACCTGACGGCACTGAATGCTTTGTATCGGCCGGGTCCGATTCAGGGTGGCATGATCGACGACTTCATCGAGCGCAAGTGGGGACGCCGCAAGGTCACGTATGAGCTTCCTGAGCTGGAACGGATTCTGAAGGAAACGCTGGGCGTGATTGTCTACCAGGAGCAGGTGATGCAGATCGCCAACGTCCTGGCCGGCTATTCGCTGGGAGATGCCGATCTGCTGCGCCGCGCCATGGGTAAGAAGAACGCCGAGGAGATGGCAAAGCAGCGCAACCGCTTTGTCGCTGGTGCGGCGGAGAAGGGGCATCCCAAGGATACGATCGCGCACATCTTCGACCTGATGGAGCAGTTTGCCGGATACGGCTTCAACAAGTCGCACTCCGCGGCGTATGCGCTGCTGGCCTATCAGACGGCCTACTTGAAGACGCACTATCCGGTGGAGTTCATGGCGGCGCTGCTGACGTCGGAAACTTCAAAGCCGGAGAATGTCGTCAAGTACATCAAGGAGTGCCGCGAGATGGGCATCCCGGTTGAGCCTCCCGATGTGCTGTTCTCGCACGCACACTTCACTCCGCATAACGAAGCGATTCGCTTTGGCCTGACCGCGATCAAGAACGTCGGCGGCAATGCGATTGAATCCATTCTGAATGCGCGCCGCGAACTGGAGCAGCAGGGGCACACATTTACCTCGTACTGGGAGTTCTGCGAGAAGGTCGATCTGCGTTTGATGAACAAGCGCGTACTGGAGTCGCTTATCAAGGCGGGTGCGCTTGACTCCCTGGGGCGCAGATCGCAGTTGATGGCCGCCGCCGACCGGGCGATGGAGCGCGCCCAGAAGGCGCAGAGAGACGCCGCGGCAGGGCAGCACGGGCTCTTTGGCCTCTTCGACGATACGCCAGCGGCCTCGCGCAACGGCGAGGATCTGCCGCAGGTGCCGGACTGGAGCGAGAATGAGCGACTGCAGGCGGAAAAAGAAGTGCTGGGTTTGTTCGTCTCCGGCCACCCCCTCGACAAATATGCGGAGAAGCTCCGCAACATGAATGTGGTGGATACCCAGACCGCAGCCGAAATGAAGCCAGCACCCTCCAGCGGGCGGCGAGGGCAGCAGCCGGAGAACCTGATTGGCATTGCCGGCGTGATTGCCTCGCTCAAGGTGGCCAAGTCCAAGCGCACGGGCGAGTATTATGCCCAGGCGAGCCTGGAAGACACCGTCGGCAAGATCGACCTGATCTGCTTTCCGAAGGACTATGAGCGAAACGCCGAGACGTTGAAGATGGATGTTCCGGTGCTGGTGAAGGGGACGTTGCGCGCAGAGGAAGATGCGGCCCCGAAGCTTTGCGTCTCCTCGATACAGGCGCTCGAAGATGTGAAGCTCAAGCTCCCGCAGAATGTACGCATCCGCGTTGCGCTGGAGCGCTCGAGCGACCAGACGCTGGTGGAGTTGAAGAAGCTGATCGAGGGCGCCCCAGGCCCTGGACACATGATGCTGAGCCTGGAACAGACGGGCGACTTTGAAGCCGTTCTCGAATTGGAGCGCTTTACGGTGAGCGCGGATCGCGCCTTTGTAGAGCGCGCCGAGGAGCTGCTGGGAAGAGGCTCGGTTCAGGCGGTAGATTAG
- a CDS encoding acetyl-CoA carboxylase carboxyltransferase subunit alpha, with the protein MTEQVEKLEQVQAVAAPVPEAWKATELARHPQRPDPMDFIRRLFTDFSEIHGDRAFGDDLAMTCGMARFHGEEVLVIGNVKGRGIKDKIRHNFGSPNPEGYRKALRTMKIAEKFGRPVFTLIDLVGAAPGLGAEERGQAEAIARNLREMSRLRVPTIATITGEGGSGGALALAVADRVLMLENAVYSVISPEGCASILWRDAAHRAQAAGAMKTSSCDVKALGCVDDVVPEPPGGAHLDEDSAVAMLDEKLHWHLNDLRSLPVEEMVRRRQAKFRNIAQFFTS; encoded by the coding sequence ATGACAGAGCAGGTAGAGAAACTGGAGCAAGTGCAGGCAGTGGCTGCACCGGTACCCGAGGCGTGGAAGGCCACGGAACTGGCACGGCATCCGCAACGGCCCGACCCCATGGACTTCATCAGGCGTCTCTTCACGGATTTCAGCGAAATTCACGGTGATCGCGCCTTCGGCGACGATCTGGCGATGACCTGCGGCATGGCTCGTTTTCACGGCGAAGAAGTGCTGGTGATTGGCAACGTGAAGGGGCGTGGCATCAAGGACAAGATTCGCCACAACTTTGGCAGTCCTAACCCTGAGGGCTACCGCAAGGCGCTCCGCACGATGAAGATCGCGGAGAAATTCGGGCGGCCCGTCTTCACGCTGATTGACCTGGTGGGAGCGGCTCCCGGGCTGGGCGCCGAGGAGCGTGGGCAGGCGGAAGCGATTGCGCGGAACCTGCGCGAGATGTCGCGGCTTCGAGTTCCTACCATTGCCACCATCACCGGTGAGGGCGGCTCCGGCGGCGCACTCGCACTGGCCGTGGCGGATCGCGTGCTCATGCTGGAGAATGCGGTGTACTCCGTGATTTCTCCCGAGGGATGCGCCTCGATTTTGTGGCGGGATGCGGCCCACCGCGCACAGGCCGCGGGTGCCATGAAGACCAGTTCCTGCGATGTGAAGGCGCTGGGCTGCGTGGACGACGTCGTGCCCGAGCCTCCGGGTGGCGCGCATCTGGACGAGGACTCTGCGGTAGCTATGCTCGACGAAAAACTGCACTGGCATCTGAACGATCTGCGCTCACTGCCGGTGGAGGAAATGGTGCGCAGGCGGCAGGCAAAGTTCCGTAACATCGCGCAATTCTTTACCTCCTGA
- a CDS encoding type II CAAX endopeptidase family protein has translation MSEFGPRRNLGRLDRLRALGFFIVAMMYFLFAQVLSASAARGLTSGDWRELISRTLLLFLLVIGYAGMGYAFQLQREPVKAMGLFRREGWKREFGLGVALGWGGVLACVLPIALAGDLVITLWSTPRQFGILLLNIVVLAIASLGEEVAFRGYPFQRLIEAIGPTTATILMALFFGLIHLRNPGATSASTLVTVLSGILLATAYLQTRALWLPWGFHFGWNTVMAVLFGLPVSGLNFSAVIESNSIGPRWLTGGSYGPEGSLTAVVVLVVALVVLVKTTREYAWKYAQPVIVPGGIPVDLDAAATRMHQAAQVQSAEPAASNLVQIAAVTSQSPSVIAPSPQKMEAGTEPRSEAPGKIEAELPAETEPPI, from the coding sequence TTGAGTGAATTCGGCCCGCGTAGGAACCTTGGACGCCTGGACAGGCTTCGCGCCTTAGGCTTCTTCATCGTCGCGATGATGTACTTCCTGTTCGCGCAGGTGCTCTCTGCGAGTGCGGCACGGGGACTGACCAGCGGGGATTGGCGCGAGCTTATATCGCGAACTCTGCTTTTGTTCCTCCTGGTGATTGGCTACGCGGGCATGGGGTACGCGTTCCAGTTGCAGCGCGAGCCGGTCAAGGCGATGGGCCTGTTCCGGCGTGAAGGCTGGAAGCGCGAGTTTGGCCTTGGCGTTGCGCTCGGGTGGGGAGGCGTGCTGGCTTGTGTCCTGCCGATCGCGCTCGCCGGTGACCTGGTCATCACTCTCTGGAGCACTCCGCGTCAATTCGGAATCCTGTTGCTCAATATTGTGGTGCTCGCCATTGCGTCTCTTGGCGAGGAAGTAGCTTTTCGCGGATATCCCTTTCAGCGCCTGATCGAAGCGATTGGTCCCACTACGGCCACGATCCTGATGGCTCTCTTCTTCGGACTGATTCATCTGCGCAATCCGGGTGCGACCAGCGCGAGCACGCTGGTAACGGTGCTGAGCGGAATCCTGCTGGCGACGGCCTACCTGCAGACGCGGGCACTCTGGCTTCCCTGGGGATTTCATTTTGGCTGGAATACGGTGATGGCGGTGCTCTTCGGACTGCCGGTCAGCGGCCTGAATTTTTCCGCTGTGATTGAGAGCAATTCGATCGGCCCAAGGTGGTTGACCGGGGGCAGCTACGGACCCGAAGGCAGCCTGACCGCTGTAGTGGTGCTGGTGGTGGCTCTGGTGGTCCTGGTAAAGACCACACGCGAGTACGCGTGGAAGTACGCGCAGCCGGTGATCGTGCCCGGGGGCATTCCGGTTGACCTGGATGCGGCCGCGACGAGAATGCATCAGGCAGCACAGGTTCAATCCGCGGAGCCAGCCGCGTCGAATCTGGTGCAGATTGCAGCCGTGACCTCGCAATCCCCGTCGGTGATCGCGCCGTCTCCACAGAAGATGGAAGCTGGAACGGAGCCCCGGTCTGAAGCCCCGGGCAAGATCGAAGCCGAATTGCCGGCGGAGACCGAACCCCCGATCTAG